In a genomic window of Streptomyces noursei ATCC 11455:
- a CDS encoding transposase, with translation MRIQHLTEEITDLTTRITTAVAARAPKLLDRYGVGPDTAAALLIAAGDNPDRMGSETSFAALCGASPVEASSGKTQRRRLDRGGDRQANSSLYTIVLARLRWDAHTRSS, from the coding sequence ATGCGGATCCAGCACCTCACCGAGGAGATCACCGACCTCACCACCCGCATCACCACCGCCGTCGCTGCCCGCGCACCGAAGCTTCTGGACCGCTACGGCGTCGGCCCGGACACCGCCGCCGCACTGCTGATAGCAGCAGGCGACAACCCGGACCGGATGGGCAGCGAGACATCCTTCGCTGCACTCTGCGGCGCCAGCCCGGTGGAGGCATCATCCGGCAAGACCCAACGCCGCCGGCTCGACCGCGGCGGCGACCGGCAGGCCAACTCCTCGCTCTACACCATCGTCCTGGCCCGCCTGCGCTGGGATGCCCACACCCGCAGCAGCTAA
- a CDS encoding FecCD family ABC transporter permease has protein sequence MPAGPLALVLGVALLVALTAAVAWGSTSIPLGEVWSVVGRRLSGEAPRPGTDDLIVWQLRVPRALLAALVGAGLGVVGTAVQALVRNPLADPYMLGICNGASLGAVAAIVLGLGAGGALGLGLSGAAFAGALATFGLVWAIARRGGGFAPLRLVLAGVAIGQFLSGFTSYLVLQAGDEQQTRSVLFWLMGSLSGASWPVLAVPAVVVPAALLWLQARARGLNALLMGDETAAGLGIHVTRLRRELFAVTSVVTGVLVAVSGAIAFVGLMVPHACRLVVGGDHRRLLPLSALFGALLLVVVDIVCRTAMDAQELPVGVVTSLIGAPALLYLLDRRLWSGS, from the coding sequence CTGCCCGCCGGTCCGCTCGCGTTGGTCCTTGGCGTGGCACTCCTCGTCGCACTGACGGCCGCGGTGGCCTGGGGGTCGACGTCCATCCCGCTCGGCGAGGTGTGGAGCGTGGTGGGGCGGCGACTGTCGGGTGAAGCCCCGCGGCCGGGCACGGACGACCTGATCGTGTGGCAACTGCGTGTCCCGCGCGCCTTGCTGGCCGCGCTCGTGGGTGCCGGGCTCGGCGTCGTCGGTACGGCGGTGCAGGCGCTGGTGCGCAACCCGCTGGCCGACCCGTACATGCTGGGCATCTGCAACGGGGCGTCGCTCGGGGCGGTCGCCGCCATCGTCCTCGGGCTCGGCGCGGGCGGGGCGCTGGGCCTGGGACTGTCCGGCGCGGCCTTCGCCGGCGCCCTGGCCACCTTCGGCCTGGTGTGGGCCATCGCCCGGCGGGGCGGGGGGTTCGCGCCGCTGCGGCTGGTGCTGGCCGGGGTGGCGATCGGCCAGTTCCTGTCCGGCTTCACCAGTTATCTGGTGTTGCAGGCCGGGGACGAGCAGCAGACGCGCAGCGTGCTGTTCTGGCTCATGGGCAGCCTGAGCGGCGCGAGTTGGCCGGTGCTGGCCGTGCCCGCGGTCGTGGTTCCGGCCGCCCTGCTGTGGCTTCAGGCGCGCGCCCGGGGGCTGAACGCCCTGCTGATGGGCGACGAGACGGCGGCCGGGCTCGGCATCCACGTCACCCGGCTGCGCCGGGAGCTGTTCGCGGTGACCAGTGTGGTGACCGGCGTCCTGGTGGCGGTGTCCGGTGCGATCGCCTTCGTCGGTCTGATGGTGCCGCATGCCTGCCGCCTGGTGGTCGGCGGCGACCACCGCCGCCTGCTGCCGCTCTCGGCGCTGTTCGGGGCGCTGCTCCTGGTGGTGGTCGACATCGTCTGCCGTACGGCGATGGACGCCCAGGAGCTGCCGGTCGGCGTGGTCACCTCACTCATCGGAGCTCCGGCCCTGCTGTATCTGCTGGACCGGCGTCTGTGGAGCGGTAGTTGA
- a CDS encoding ABC transporter substrate-binding protein, with translation MRSRVWGGTAAVVLGGLLAAGCGGGGKGAADQSTGKAGKAASGDYPVSVTDCMGARTTFSEAPKKIVTSNASSLELLLRLGAGDKVIGTGFPPGKGTLPGALDAQAQKVNVLGRSVIPKEKLLGSGADLYIDTFAAMGGMGGGGMGDVPTEEEFKAAGIKHIYLKSTACAARSKSPVTDLSAVEADITSLGAVTGTSAKAKELVAGMKEKVDAVRKAVGGVAESKRPTYFFFDYEAGTKQPTVICNRQLANAVITLAGARNVFADCDGDRKQVGWEDVIAKNPDWIQLGVRNRGSEAANKKAFDEAQKWLETNPATEGLKAVKEGHFLRIGSEQTTIAGVENAETVEQIAKALYPGKVG, from the coding sequence ATGCGTTCTCGCGTGTGGGGCGGTACGGCGGCCGTGGTACTCGGCGGCCTGCTGGCCGCGGGCTGCGGCGGCGGGGGGAAGGGCGCGGCGGACCAGAGCACCGGGAAGGCCGGGAAGGCCGCCTCCGGTGACTACCCGGTGTCCGTCACCGACTGTATGGGTGCCAGGACCACCTTCTCCGAGGCTCCGAAGAAGATCGTCACCAGCAACGCTTCCAGCCTGGAGCTGCTGCTCCGGCTCGGTGCCGGGGACAAGGTGATCGGCACCGGCTTCCCGCCTGGCAAGGGCACACTGCCCGGTGCGCTGGACGCGCAGGCGCAGAAGGTCAATGTGCTCGGCCGGAGCGTGATCCCGAAGGAGAAGCTCCTCGGTTCCGGTGCCGACCTGTACATCGACACGTTCGCGGCCATGGGGGGCATGGGCGGGGGCGGGATGGGCGATGTGCCGACCGAGGAGGAGTTCAAGGCGGCCGGGATCAAGCACATCTACCTGAAGTCCACCGCGTGCGCGGCGCGGAGCAAGAGCCCGGTGACGGACCTGTCGGCGGTCGAGGCCGACATCACCTCGCTCGGCGCGGTCACCGGTACGAGTGCCAAGGCGAAGGAACTCGTCGCCGGGATGAAGGAGAAGGTGGACGCGGTCCGGAAGGCGGTCGGTGGCGTGGCGGAGAGCAAGCGGCCGACGTACTTCTTCTTCGACTACGAGGCCGGCACCAAGCAGCCCACCGTCATCTGCAACCGCCAGCTCGCCAACGCGGTGATCACCCTGGCCGGGGCCCGCAACGTCTTCGCCGACTGCGACGGTGACCGCAAGCAGGTCGGCTGGGAGGACGTGATCGCCAAGAACCCGGACTGGATCCAGCTCGGGGTACGTAACCGGGGCAGCGAAGCGGCGAACAAGAAGGCGTTCGACGAGGCGCAGAAGTGGCTGGAGACCAATCCGGCCACCGAGGGCCTGAAGGCGGTCAAGGAAGGCCACTTCCTGCGCATCGGTTCCGAGCAGACCACCATCGCCGGTGTCGAGAACGCCGAGACGGTGGAGCAGATCGCCAAGGCCCTCTACCCGGGCAAGGTCGGCTAG
- a CDS encoding Dyp-type peroxidase: protein MRHERTGDERGLTRDDGRRGFLKYAAGIAGAAAATGGLGSESAAVPVSRAAGSPPPGRSEDGRQLPPKEVPFHGLHQAGIVTPQQLFAGFAAFDVLVDDRAGLTRLLQKLTERSRVLAHGVKPLDERVATEPPTPDSLTVTLGVGASLFDNRFGLAGHKPRHLTRMPSFPHDRLDPARCHGDLSLQICAEHPDAVVHVLRDVSRQTQGMMRPRWRMDAFLNPSRPTGARRNFLGFKDGIVNPDTDSKAEMDQLIWVTSRSHEPEWAEGGSYQVLRLIRFHVESWDNVSVGRQEKVFGRHKASGAPLGGKRENDAPDYRDDPDGRTIPLDSHIRLANPRTPRTDKSRFLRRSYNYNLGFDRHGQSNLGLVFCGYQQDVERQFATVQRRLEHEPLTQFVTPRGGGYFFALPGVRDKDDWFGSRLLQSTR from the coding sequence ATGAGGCATGAGCGGACCGGTGACGAGCGCGGCCTGACGCGGGACGACGGGCGTCGAGGATTCCTCAAGTACGCGGCAGGGATCGCGGGGGCGGCAGCGGCCACCGGAGGTCTGGGCAGTGAGTCAGCAGCCGTCCCGGTGAGCCGGGCCGCGGGGAGCCCACCCCCGGGCCGATCGGAGGACGGCCGGCAGCTGCCGCCGAAAGAGGTACCGTTCCACGGGCTCCATCAGGCCGGCATCGTGACACCGCAGCAGCTGTTCGCCGGATTCGCGGCCTTCGACGTCCTGGTTGACGACCGCGCGGGCCTGACAAGGCTGTTGCAAAAGCTCACCGAGCGTTCCCGGGTGCTGGCGCACGGGGTCAAGCCACTCGACGAGAGAGTGGCCACCGAGCCGCCCACACCAGACTCGCTGACCGTCACACTCGGCGTCGGGGCGTCGCTCTTCGACAACCGGTTCGGACTGGCCGGACACAAGCCGCGGCATCTGACGCGTATGCCGTCCTTCCCCCACGACCGACTGGACCCGGCGCGTTGCCACGGCGACCTGTCACTGCAGATCTGCGCGGAGCATCCGGATGCGGTGGTGCATGTGCTGCGCGACGTGAGCCGGCAAACCCAGGGGATGATGCGGCCGCGCTGGCGGATGGACGCGTTCCTCAATCCGTCGCGACCCACAGGGGCCCGACGCAACTTCCTCGGCTTCAAGGACGGCATCGTCAATCCCGACACCGACTCGAAGGCAGAGATGGATCAGCTGATCTGGGTGACGTCGCGTAGCCATGAGCCGGAATGGGCCGAGGGCGGCAGCTACCAGGTGCTGCGGCTGATCCGGTTCCACGTCGAGTCCTGGGACAACGTATCGGTGGGTCGGCAGGAGAAGGTCTTCGGGCGGCACAAGGCAAGTGGTGCGCCCCTGGGCGGCAAGCGGGAGAACGACGCACCGGACTACCGCGACGACCCCGACGGCCGGACGATCCCCCTCGACTCGCACATCCGGCTCGCCAACCCGCGCACCCCTCGGACCGACAAGTCCCGCTTTCTGCGCCGGAGTTACAACTACAACCTGGGGTTCGACCGGCACGGCCAGTCGAACCTGGGACTGGTCTTCTGCGGCTATCAGCAGGACGTGGAGCGGCAGTTCGCCACCGTGCAGCGGCGGCTGGAGCACGAACCGCTGACCCAGTTCGTCACTCCGCGAGGCGGCGGCTACTTCTTCGCTCTGCCCGGCGTACGCGACAAGGACGACTGGTTCGGATCCCGGCTGCTGCAGAGCACCCGCTAG